Within Triticum dicoccoides isolate Atlit2015 ecotype Zavitan chromosome 1B, WEW_v2.0, whole genome shotgun sequence, the genomic segment CGTCGCGCCGCATCCGatcccgccgccccgcgccgaaaccctagccgccgccgccctccattGACGCGCCAAGTAGAGCTCGAAGCCTCGCCTTCCAGAGCCGCCTTGTCCGTCGCCAAGCATCCCAGAAGCAATCCTGGAGCCGCCGCATCCCGTTTGGGCCGAAACCAACGCGTCCCCGGCTCCGGAACCAACTCCTCGCTCTACTCCGATGACCTCCACCCCTCTCCTCCGACGAATGGCATCTCCCGGACCTCCCCGACGTGTTTACGTCCCAGGGTAATGATCTCCTCGAGCTCCTCTTCGATTTGTTCCAACGCCGGCAAGGATCCGAGCACTGCAGCGTTAGCGCCCCCCTACTCCGGCAACCTTATCCTCGGTATTTCCAATAAGAaaactaattccagaaaataaatataAATCCAGAACTTTGCAGAATAGCCCCTGAGTTTATTTTAAATAATACTTTAGCCCTCTGTTTAACATTTTAGACCTTTAACATAACATTTTAGCACAGGCCGTTACCAATCTTCTGCTCCCGCTCGCTCGCAGCCATGGCGAGCAGCAtggcgctgctactgctgctcctccTGCCGGCGGTGGCGTCCACGACCGCCGAGCTGGACGAGAGGGAGCTAGCGTCCACCAtcgccgagctgctcaaggcggcgcTCATGTCCACCGCAGCCGAGCTCGACGATGTCGAGCCAGCCGACAGCGACGGCTACAGGACGTATATCGTCATGCTCGAGCCACCAGAAGAAGGCCAAGATGCCGATGCTGATGCTGCCAGAGCGTGGCACCGTTCGTTCCTGCCGTCGGCGACGACGGCACAAGGCAAGCCGAGGCTGCTCTACTCCTACCGCACCATCTTTACCGGCTTCGCCGCGCGGCTGACAGAGAAGGAGCTCAAGGAGGTCTCTGCCAAGCCAGGCTTCGTACGCTCCTTCGACAACAACATCTACCGCGCGCAGACGACGCACACGACTGCGTTCCTCGCGTCGTTCGTGGACCTGTCGAACCATATTGGGGGAGTCCCCCGATAACTAGCCTGGTGTCGGCGGATACTTGCCTCTGGACATGGACAACGGGCACGTCTAATACAATCGATGATAAATGAATACTACGAATTTGCTATTTCACGTGTAGATGTGAAATAACTATCTCACATCTAAGTCCCTCGTCGTTAGATTTGTTTTGTCTTTACAATTCGTGCACTGATGATCTCTTCGCCTTTGATTGTACTATCTGGCGATTTGTAGCGTGCGCTCGCTCAGCCCGCACGGGACGTGCATGCAGCGTGCCAGCGTGGGCTGGCCCATGTGTGCTAGCGTGGGCTGCATTTccattcttttatttttcttttgtttgtcTATTGTTGTATTGTCTGGACTGCAGCTGTTGCAGTTTGTGAGgtatttttttgtctttttttcatttcttttttctccCCCTTGCGATACTATGATATGTGTATATATCAGATGACATGTACAGGCATCTCCTTTGTGCGTGTATATACAGTATGATTGTTCATGCATTTTTTTCGTTGTTTTGAATTGTATTCATCCGTGCAACGTGTCCACGGAATAGTAAATCATGTATCGAAATTGTTAAAACTCATATAGATGAGTGTGATGTCTTATTTAAGTTTCAGTCCATTTGATTTGTTTCTATAAATTTTGTGCAATTCTTTGATCGGGGTTGTTTTGTCCCGCGCGTCTGGTGTCACTCGTCTATTGTTTATTTTATAGCCCATCACACTGTGCGTCTTTCTTTTTTGAGCCTTTTGCATGGTCTTTTTTCTGTGTTGTAGTTGAAGATAAGTGTTGTCTGTATAAGATGAAGAGAAGAGCTGGCTGCTGGCTCATTGGCTCTATTTCTTTGCTCTTTTTATCCCATTGCTCTTTGTCTAAGGAGTAGAGGCGACCCGGTCAAGTTTCTAAGCAGTACAATGACGGGCAACAGCCaatttcttatttttatttttgtttccagTTGCAAGTCGATCACCGACATGCATGTGGGTCCAAACCGTTTTGATCTTTCCTGCAAGTGTACTCCTAACTGGATtcgcctttttattttttattctagTAGACATGTACGTGCAACGCATGTTTCAACCAATGCACATGAAATTGAAGTGATGATTCAAATATATCACATACATCATGTTTCTATGAAATGCTAATAAATTCATACTAAAAGAATAAAGTAGGCACTACTCACCTCGATGTCAGTTTCATCCGGAGGTAGTTAAGCATGAGCCTCCCAGCACCTCCCAGTTTAGTATTGGGCACGTCAAGAAAGTTGCAGTTTGCTTCCAAAGTAATCTCATGCACTCAACTGAAAGGAAGATTCTGATCGTTCAAATATTGAGATTTCAAGGCCTGAATTGAAGATAACTGGCAACTACACTAGACCTGGCCGCTGCCGCTACGTCCCCGATCCACCCCCCACCATCCAGGTTGATCCATGCACAGGAGACAACACCTCTTAACAATACAGTTTTCTGTGTGTTTTCACTTCGAACTGAATGACTGACAGTCAAAGTTTCAATAGAGGTACATTTTCAATATGAAAAGACGTGTGCTTTTTGAAGATTTGAGTCTTGCAAACCGCAGAAAAATCATGGAAAATTATATTGTTTGGTAGGATACAACAACCATACATATTTTAAGGAAGTTCACAGTCATACTGTGAACATGCTACCTTGCTAGTTGCAATACCCTCTTCCTTATCTTATTTATACTATTATGTAGCAAAACTATGTATTCCTCCTTTCCAGCACAaattaaataaaaaaaagagaaagcttCACTTAATATATTGaaaatgaaaatgatggaaaggtgcCATGTAGCGAAGGAGGCGAACATACCAAAACAAACGTACCCTTTAATAGTAAAGATTTGAAGTACATTCATCAAGGTACTGCCCAAAGTTCGTCAATGAGAATTATAGAGTGAATCATTGAGACACAAGAATTAATCGATATGAAATTATGACACAAAGTATGGGATCAAACTGGAGCTCCTCTTTCCTTCCTCTAGTGCATCTACCCCCTAATTGTTTTTCATTTCTGGTAGCATTTCCAAATGGTTTGGCAGTGCTGAATTTTTCATTGAAGTTTTCATACTGTTTCTCATCCAAGACATGATGGGCATATGAATTTCTCATCTGTGTTACTCATCTATGTGTCTTTTAGTATCTTCCTCATTTTTGTATCTTCTACCTGTGTGCAAATTAACAAGAAAAATTAGAAGGCATGACAGTACACAAGTTTGATAGTTTTTTGTGAAAAGATACAAAAATGTAGAATAGATGGAGTACTTACGTATCAACACCATTGCTGATACAGTAGTATCATTCCCTCTGGTTCCTTCGCTATCACATCCGTCCATTTTCATGACCTGCTGAATTCCAATACATTTAGGAGCAGTGGCGGAGGACGGAGGAAAATCAAGGTGGGGCTGACTCTAAACTCCAGAGCAGAAAAGAAATGGTTTGATGCAAAGAAAAAACAAAGTATTTGACACCTTGACCAGTACTATCAATAGACCACTACTATGCACGATCTTCAGTTGACAGAAATTCAGAAACTTATATTGCATTGCTATAAATTCAGAAAAAACGAATTAACAACTATGGTGACCCCTGCCCCTTTGCGTTTGCTGACCCCTGCCTCTCCCCTTCATGTCCAACTTCTGGCTAGCAGCTAGGCTAATGCCAAACTTAGCCACCGCCCGGACTTCGGTGACGCTGTGAAGCTGTTGTTGTCCTGCTCTGCCAGAGGCTGTTGTCCTTCCTCCAGAAGACGGGAGTACAGGCTCCAGCATTTAGGCTGGAGCAGAGACGTCTTCTTGCGCAGTCTGATGCCGGCCGTCACACTAATTGTTGCGGTACTTGCCTGCCGGAGTACCGGTTGGCGCTAGCGATCGCTTCCTTAGCCAAACGCATGATGATTAAGCTAGCGAATGACCGACCAAGCCACACCGACAACGTGCCCTAGTGCCTTGACCCACACTAAAACGGGCATGTTTCACTAGAGCACGCCAGCCAAGCCCATGATTGCTCCTTGTccccccttttcttcttcctctcaGCGATGAATAACACAGCCACGGCCACCACGCTTTTTCGCCATCAAATTGTATAGAAACAATGATTAAGAAATGAAGATGCAGATGCACCTTAAGACAGATTGCAACAGAACAGAATCAATGAGGCATAAAGTGCAAGAATGTAGTTACACTGAAATGCTTGAGACATCACTGAATATTTTTCATCCTCTGTCGTTTATCAATAACTGAAGTTTCTCAGGCAAAGTATTTGAAGCTCAGATTCACATGCTCAAAACCAATCTCTCAAACATGAACAATAATATGGCGCATGAAACCAAGAATGCATATACTTCTGCGTTCTGAGGATTTTATCAGGATAGTATACACACTTCAAACAGAAATATTTATGTTATTCTGTGGCATTATCTCCCAGATCCTCAATTTCGAAGGAGAAAAATAACCCACTGTCACATAGGATATGTAATTTTGTTAGCAGACATGAAGTAATTTGATCCACATATACTCTATGTTGTAGAAGAACGCGAGTCAGGAAGCACATGTGAGGGATGCGATACTTACATCACATGTGAGGCAGGGAGCATGTGTGAGGGAGGAAATACTCCCACTTCTTGACACAGAGTGCTGGTCGTTTGCGGCAGATTTAGATGAAGTACTCAGCGATCTTTCCCGTAGAATGGCCAGCAGAGAGGAGACCAGTGCGGATCTCAAATCGGTAAGGAGCAGACCGCCGCGCCGCGGGCTCGTTCGTCGGCGGCCGCCCTGCATGCACCCACTTCGTGCTTAGGGAGCAGACCGGTGCGATCGGAGAGGTGAGGGATGCATGCGCCATAGCGCCACCGGATCGCTCGCCGGCGGCCGCCCTGCATGCACCCACTTCGTGCTTAGGCAGCAGACCGGTGCGATCGGAGAGGCAAGGGATGCAGGCGCTGGATCGCTCTCGGCCTCATTTGCCGGCGGATGCCCTGCGTGCGCCTGTTTCGCGCTGAGGGAAGAGACCGGTGCGGCCCGAGAGGCGAGGGGGAGTGGGCGCCGCCGAGCTATGGGAGACTTGTGCGGCTCGAGAGGTTAGCGCTAATTTCGAGGTTAGATTAGATGGAGGCTAGCGCTAATTTTGGTGACGCGGGTGAGGTGGACCTTTCGTTCGCTTCTGGCAGAGTTTTCGTCCGCGCTAGTTTTCTCGTTTAATAGTAAGTAAAGAAAGATAAAGATAGTAGAAGGAAAAGACCGCGCGTTGCCGCGTCCGGTCTAAATACAATCGATGATAAATAAATACTACTCCACGAATTTGCTATTTCACGTGTAGATGTGAAATAACTATCTCACATCTAAGTCCCTCGTCGTTAGATTTGTTTTGTCTTTATAATTCGTGCACTGATGATCTCTTCGCCTTTGATTGTACTATCTGGCGATTTGTAGCGTGCGCTCGCGCAGCCCGCACGGGAAGTGCATGCAGCGTGCCAGCGTGGGCTGGCCCATGTGTGCTAGCGTGGGCTGCATTTccattcttttatttttcttttgtttgtcTATTGTTGTATTGTCTGGACTGCAGCTGTTGCAGTTTGTGAGGTAttcttttgtctttttttttcatttcttttttctccCCCTTGCGATACTATGAAATGTGTATATATCAGATGATATGTACATGCATCTCCTTTGTGCGTGTATATACAGTATGATTGTTCATGCATTTTTTTCGTTGTTTTGAATTGTATTCATCCGTGCAACGTGTCCACGGAATAGTAAATCATGTATCGAAATTGTTAAAACTCATATAGATGAGTGTGATGTCTTATTTAAGTTTCAGTGCATTTGATTTGTTTCTATAAATTTTGTGCAATTCTTTGATCGGGGTTGTTTTGTCCCGCGCGTCTGGTGTCACTCGTCTATTGTTTATTTTATAGCCCATCACACTGTGCGTCTTTCTTTTTTGAGCTGTTTTTCATGGTCTTTTTTCTGTGTTGTAGTTGAAGATAAGTGTTGTCTGTATAAGATGAAGAGAAGAGCTGGCCTCTGGCTCATCGGCTCTATTTCTTTGCTCTCTTTATCCCATTGCTCTTTGTCTAAGGAATAGAGGCGACCCGGTCAAGTTTCTAAGCAGTACAATGACGGGCAACAACCaatttcttatttttatttttgtttccagTTGCAAGTCGATCACCGACATGCATGTGGGTCTAAACCGTTTTGATCTTTCCTGCAAGTGTACTCCTAACTGGATtcacctttttattttttattctagTTGCAAGTCGATCACCAACATGCAAACTGGagctcttctcttttatttttattgtcGCAGTTGCAAGTAAACCACAGAGATGCAACTCGGCCCAACATATTTCCAGATTATGTTGCAAGTGCTCCCTTGCCATGCAACTAGTCACTGTCACCTACCGTTGCATCTTGTTGTTGTAATTTTGGCGTAAACTTTTGATCTCCCGACTTGTCCCTAACTGAGGCCCAATCCATTTTTTGTTCTAGGTGCAAGTCCAACCTCACTGGCATGCAATAGAGGTCCCATCTTTTTAAacttttcttttttcccttttttagtCTTTTAAATCTATGGTTTTTAAAATTTACAAGTACTTTTTAAATTCACCATTTGATTTGTTTTTCCATCAATTTCCTGCAAGCTCTACCTTCCGCCTTTCTTGTTATTGTTTGTTTATTGTGTATCCTATTATTGACTTAGGCATGTTCGACTCCGTTGTTGTTGGTCCTCAACTCATAACTGGGTCTGGCCTTTTCTTGTCCTAATTGCAAGTTTatccttgactcgcaactaggacccgttctttttttgtcccatttgcaagtccgcccttgacttgcaactggggcctGACATTTTTTTAGTTTCAAGTTCacaatcgactcgcaactaggaccCGTtctttttttgtcccagttgcgagTCCCTCCTTGACTTGCAACTGTGATGTTTTTCCTCCCAATTGCAAGTCCACTCTCGACTCTAGGACCCGAACTTTTTTTGTCTTAGTTGCAAGTCCatcatcgactcgcaactggggcctgctttttttttctatttgcaagtccaccctcgactcacaGTTAGGGACCGACCCTTTCTGTCCCAGTTGCAATAACCCCTTCGACTTGTAACTCGGACCTGGcccttttttgtcccagttgcaatccACCCTTGAGTCGTAGCTAGGCCTAACCTTTTTTTTCCTAGTTGCAATTGCACTCTTAACTCGCAACTGGGTCTCAATATTTTTTGTCctaattgcaagtccaccctcgacccaCAACTGGCGTCCGGCCTTTTCTTTCCAGTTGAAAGTCCAACTATGGCCAAACCATTTTTGTTCTTGTTGCAAGTCCACTCTCGACGCAAATGGGGCTAGATTTTTTTtccaagttgcaagtccaccctcgacttgcaactggggcccAACATTTTTTGTCtgaattgcaagtccaccctcgactcgtaaCTAGGGCACAACTTTTTGTCCGAGTTGCAAGTGCGTCCTCGACTCATAACTGGGGCCCAACATTTTttgtccgagttgcaagtccaccctcgactcgcaactaggggccaACCTTTTTTGTTCGAGCTGCAAGTTCGTCCTCGAATCGCAACTGGGGCCCAATCTTTTTTTCCCGAGTTGCAAGTTGCAAGTTCGTCCTCGACTCGCAACTTGGGCCCAACTTTTTTGTTCAAGTtgtaagtccaccctcgactcgcaactagagTTCAACCTTTTTGTCTGAGTTGCAAGttaaccctcgactcgcaactggtgcCCGACATTTTTACTCCCAATTGCGAGTTCACCATCGATTCGCAACTGGGGCTGACCTTtttccccagttgcaagtccaccgacGACTCACAACTTGGGCTCGACCTTTTCTTGTCCCagctgcaagtccacccttgacttgcAATTAGGGTCCAACCATTTTTGTCACTAGTTGCAAGTCCAAACTCGAGTCACAACCGGGGGCCAACATTTTTTATTCCCAATTAAGAGTCCACCCTCGACTTGCCATTGGGGGTCCAACATTTTTTTCCTAGTTTCCAGCCCACCCAAGTCAGCGGACAAACTGCAGATGAGCCGGCCAAGTAGCTAGGAtacctttttttgttttgtttcattttcttcatgtattttctgatttttttatttattatttttcttCATTGTTTTTcatctcatttttatttttctattttcaaaAGTTGATCTCATTTTTTTCATAttatagtattttttttgtttcttcatAAATTTACAAGTTTCAATACATGTTTCAAAATTTGTAAATTAGTTCATTTTTCTAAAATTGTTCATGTTGATCAATTTTTTTAAAGTGAATCAAAATGTGTTTATTTTTTGTTCTCTTCTTTTTTATCTATTTTTTCCTGTTCGCTTTTAGTTCAATGTATACAAAAAAAGTTCGCTTTTACTTCATCGTATATAAAAAGTTCATGCATATAAAAAACAATGTTCAGTGTATATTCAGAAAATAATCATCATATATTAAAGCATTGTTCACCATATATTAGAACATTTTTGGTATTCATTACTTTTTTTTATAATTTGAAAAAACTTATGTAAAttcttgaacatgtttttgaaatatgtgttgatGAAATGTACTGAAAATTAATTATAAAATATAATAGTGAAAATGCAAAAACCAAaaggcaaaaaataaaataaatcgttGGTAGCCTAGAAGCTAGCTATGGGAGATGTCATTGTAAATGTATAATGATCAGAGGCAAAAGCTAACATGTCGATTTAGCACTAGCGATCATTCTGTTTTCCAGAAAAAGCTACCGATCAGGCGAAAGTCCTAttctgagctcgagctcagatGGGCTCGATATCATAGCTGTCAGCATTTGTCGAGATTCCCATCGCATCAGGTATTCCAGTCCGTAAATGGGGGAGGTCCTATtgggcatttcctatttggcgccacATGCGCCAGTTAACGTGCATTTTGTTAACTGGCGCCTATGTCAtccgtaaatgggccggcccatctagaccattttttttgaaaacattctgtgaacttttttgagattgatgaacttttttgaatatttATAAACTTTTTCTAAATTTAATGAACATTTTGTCttgaaaatggatgaactttttgatttatgaacttttttttcagttccatgaactttttccaaaaatacatgaacttttttcaatttctatgaacttttgcaaattggatgaactttttttcaaattgatgaactttttcaaaatttatgaacctatatatatgaacatattttttcaaatggatgaacttcttttctttaaatctgtaaacctttcttcatttcatatttttattttcgcaaaaaagaaactaaaaaaatTAGGGCAGCACGCTAGTGTGCCGGCCCATGATAGCAGCGCTGCAGGCGCCGGATCGTTAAGGGCGCCTGCAGCGTTGTATAGGTGCGCTGGCGAGGATTCGAACCTACAACCTACAATACACGGTAGCAACGCACCAACCACTCGGAACAACCAACCACATGTAAATGCACATTTTTCTCCTTCTATTCTTTTCCCAGAACGCGACCGGGTTTTTTTTTACTTATATTTTTCTCTTatcttttttgtttcctttttctttttcaaatgcgtgaacttttctcaattttcgcaaaataaaataaaattgatgAACTCATTTTTAGATTTGTGAAGTTTTTTTAGAATcgatgttttttttttcaaatttgatgaagttTTTTTCAAATCCGGTGAACTATTTTcagtttttatgaacttttttggaATTTGATGCATTTTTTTCAAATCCGGTGAACTATTTTcagtttttatgaactttttggaatTTGAAGAACTTTTTTTTAAATCCGGTGAACTATATTcagtttttatgaacttttttggaatttgatgaactttttttgaaatccgATGAACTATATTCAGTTTTTATGAATTTTTTCGGAATTCAATAaactttttttgaaaatcaattaacttttttttgaaaattatgaacttttctgaatttcaatgaactttttctaaaaaatcaattttttaaatttgatgaacgtttttcaaaattgatgaaccatTATCAAATTCGATGAAcgtttttcaaatttgattttttttcttttaaaatctgtgaacatttttcaaatttgatgaatttttttgtaaaatcgatgaacttttttttgaatgtCAATGAACCTTTTTCAGGTTTGTGAACTTTTTCTTCCAAAACGAAGATATTTTTTCAAAATCACGATCTTTTttccaaataattcaaaaaaagtaATTGATACCATAGATGAATGATTATGTTCAATAAAATAACACTGCAGCCTTGTTATTAAGCTCCTGCCTCTGTTACAAGTCATGAATAGCAAGTACCTCATGTGGCTGGTTGCACCTATGTGTCATCACGTGGTGGTGAGTTCGAATCCTATGAGGACAtattttttccctttttgttttgcGAGCTTTTCGCGTTCACTGAGCTGCAGGCGCCAGGAGCTCCCCCTATTGGACGCGCTTTGCGTCAAAATGTCGTTGAAACGCACAGGGGCGCAGGCTGACTGGTCCGGCCCATCGCGCTGTACCGGTGGAAAGAAGAGAAAGCAAAAAGGGGGAAAGAAGGAGCGATGGAAACTCAAACCTGCGACCTCCAGCTTTGAATTGCATGCTCCCAACCACTCCACCTGACTAGCATTGCTTGTAGCAAACCAACGCGCACTTTTAATAACTGCCACAACCATACAACCGGACTTGTCTACTATATCG encodes:
- the LOC119307897 gene encoding subtilisin-like protease yields the protein MTSTPLLRRMASPGPPRRVYVPGPLPIFCSRSLAAMASSMALLLLLLLPAVASTTAELDERELASTIAELLKAALMSTAAELDDVEPADSDGYRTYIVMLEPPEEGQDADADAARAWHRSFLPSATTAQGKPRLLYSYRTIFTGFAARLTEKELKEVSAKPGFVRSFDNNIYRAQTTHTTAFLASFVDLSNHIGGVPR